Proteins found in one Macrobrachium nipponense isolate FS-2020 chromosome 4, ASM1510439v2, whole genome shotgun sequence genomic segment:
- the LOC135210842 gene encoding GATA zinc finger domain-containing protein 14-like: MKASVLLLAVALATAQQFNERREFNTAVRLAGPGFFQQGGSFASRSSINNNSNQQRQSFSTSGNFQNQNNNFRSASFGSDRNLGSAQSSLNNNQFQSGSTSFSRNQQNIGTPFDSRNQNQFQNNQFQSTTNANNFQQNQFLNNFNQQNSQNQFQTSFDRDNSRNRFTLVENVQLTPSTRFQTTSGQQPSGIAFLQSNRNQQNSGDQFQGSNSASNFRSNDNNRFTTGSQSQSSAQFRSGSSSSSEFDGVFEPLNLPSGASAILGSISTSFSCVERPYGYYADQDNSCRVFHICNPYLFSDGEVQTYQYSFMCGEGSIFDQNEMTCKAEYEATPCQEAQNFYFRNEQFGRPEEKSF; encoded by the exons ATGAAGGCCTCCGTTCTTT TACTTGCTGTTGCTCTTGCAACTGCACAGCAGTTCAACGAGAGACGTGAGTTCAACACAGCCGTCAGACTTGCTGGTCCTGGATTCTTCCAGCAAGGAGGATCTTTTGCCAGTCGATCATCCATTAACAACAACTCCAACCAACAGCGACAGTCTTTCTCCACTTCTGGAAACTTCCAGAACCAAAACAATAACTTCCGGTCTGCCTCTTTTGGTAGTGACAGGAACTTAGGTTCCGCTCAGTCTTCCCTGAACAACAACCAGTTCCAGTCTGGATCAACCTCCTTCTCCAGGAATCAACAAAACATAGGAACTCCATTTGATTCCAGGAACCAAAACCAGTTCCAGAATAACCAATTCCAGTCTACCACCAATGCCAATAATTTCCAGCAGAACCAATTCCTGAATAATTTCAACCAGCAGAATTCTCAGAACCAGTTCCAAACCTCTTTCGATAGAGACAACTCCAGGAACAGATTCACATTAGTGGAAAATGTTCAGCTAACACCATCTACTCGCTTCCAGACTACTTCTGGACAGCAGCCATCTGGAATAGCTTTTTTGCAGTCTAACAGAAACCAGCAGAACTCAGGTGACCAATTCCAAGGGTCAAACTCTGCAAGCAACTTCCGTTCTAATGACAACAACAGATTCACCACTGGAAGTCAGTCTCAGTCCAGTGCTCAGTTCAGATCAGGTTCCTCTTCCTCCAGTGAATTCGACGGTGTTTTCGAACCCCTGAACCTTCCCTCTGGAGCCAGTGCCATCCTCGGAAGCATCTCCACTTCCTTCAGCTGCGTCGAGAGGCCTTATGGCTACTATGCTGACCAAGACAACTCCTGCCGTGTCTTCCATATCTGCAATCCTTATCTCTTCTCTGATGGAGAAGTTCAGACTTATCAGTACAG CTTCATGTGCGGCGAGGGCTCCATCTTCGACCAGAACGAGATGACCTGCAAGGCCGAATACGAAGCCACCCCTTGCCAGGAGGCCCAGAACTTCTACTTCAGGAACGAACAATTCGGTCGCCCTGAGGAAAAGTCTTTCTAA